The following proteins are encoded in a genomic region of Vibrio spartinae:
- the hscA gene encoding Fe-S protein assembly chaperone HscA translates to MALLQIAEPGQSATPHQHKLAAGIDLGTTNSLVASVRSGTAETLPDQHGRSIVPSVVNYAQDAVIVGVDARKKAQQDPENTVISVKRLIGRSLHDVQQRYPHLPYRFKSSQNGLPVIQTEHGEKNPIQVSADILRTLAHRAEQSLGGELAGVVITVPAYFDDAQRAGTKEAAQLAGLHVLRLLNEPTAAAIAYGLDSGREGVIAVYDLGGGTFDISILRLSKGVFEVLATGGDSALGGDDFDHLIAEHLKECIGIEHPLNAEEYRTLLDAASQAKVDLSDAESVDISVLGWHGQLSREQFEALIQSLVKKTLMSCRRALKDAEVDTDEVIEVVMVGGSTRTPFVREMVGEFFGREPLTSIDPDEVVAIGAATQADILAGNKPDSEMLLLDVIPLSLGIETMGGLVEKIIPRNTTIPVARAQEFTTFKDGQTAMMVHTVQGEREMVADCRSLARFSLKGIPPMTAGAAHIRVTYQVDADGLLSVTAMEKSTGVQAEIQVKPSYGLSDDEVASMLKDSMAYAAEDMQVRALMEQRVESDRVIEGLIAAMQADGDELLDEQEKAELLRAIETLIALRNGEDANAIEQGIKDIDKVSQPFASRRMDKSIREALAGQSVDDIE, encoded by the coding sequence ATGGCATTACTGCAAATCGCTGAGCCTGGTCAGAGTGCAACACCTCATCAACATAAGCTGGCTGCAGGCATTGATTTAGGTACAACAAACTCACTGGTGGCTTCGGTCCGGAGTGGTACTGCTGAAACGCTCCCCGATCAACATGGACGGTCTATTGTCCCTTCAGTGGTGAATTATGCCCAGGATGCAGTTATCGTTGGTGTTGATGCACGAAAGAAAGCTCAGCAAGATCCTGAAAATACAGTTATTTCCGTGAAACGACTGATCGGTCGTTCACTGCATGACGTTCAACAACGTTATCCTCATTTACCTTATCGGTTTAAATCGAGCCAGAATGGCTTACCTGTCATTCAAACAGAACATGGCGAGAAAAACCCGATTCAGGTGTCTGCCGATATTCTCAGAACTCTGGCACATCGTGCCGAACAATCACTTGGTGGCGAATTAGCGGGTGTAGTGATTACAGTGCCTGCTTATTTTGATGATGCCCAGCGCGCGGGAACAAAAGAAGCAGCACAGTTAGCCGGGCTCCATGTGTTACGTTTATTGAATGAACCAACCGCCGCTGCGATTGCTTATGGTCTGGATTCAGGACGTGAAGGGGTAATCGCGGTTTATGACCTTGGTGGTGGGACATTTGATATCTCTATTTTGCGTTTGTCAAAAGGGGTGTTTGAAGTTCTGGCGACTGGCGGAGATTCTGCCCTTGGTGGGGATGATTTTGATCATCTGATCGCAGAACATCTCAAAGAATGCATCGGCATTGAACATCCGCTCAATGCTGAAGAATATCGCACATTGTTAGATGCCGCATCACAGGCAAAAGTAGATTTATCGGACGCTGAATCCGTTGATATTTCAGTGCTTGGCTGGCATGGGCAATTGAGTCGTGAACAATTTGAAGCTCTGATTCAATCGTTGGTGAAAAAGACGCTGATGTCATGTCGCCGCGCATTGAAAGATGCCGAGGTCGATACGGATGAAGTGATCGAAGTGGTGATGGTCGGTGGTTCGACCCGAACCCCATTCGTCCGGGAAATGGTTGGTGAATTCTTTGGTCGCGAGCCGCTGACCAGTATTGATCCCGATGAAGTTGTGGCGATTGGTGCCGCGACGCAAGCGGATATTCTGGCTGGTAATAAACCGGATTCGGAAATGTTGTTGTTAGATGTCATTCCACTGTCGTTGGGCATTGAAACCATGGGTGGATTAGTGGAAAAAATAATTCCGCGTAATACAACGATTCCGGTTGCCCGGGCACAAGAGTTCACGACGTTTAAAGATGGTCAAACTGCAATGATGGTTCATACGGTGCAAGGTGAGCGGGAGATGGTTGCGGATTGTCGCTCTTTGGCGCGTTTCTCTTTAAAAGGGATCCCACCGATGACGGCTGGTGCTGCACACATCCGGGTTACCTACCAGGTTGATGCTGATGGTTTGCTTTCTGTCACCGCCATGGAAAAAAGTACGGGGGTTCAGGCTGAGATTCAGGTGAAACCGTCTTATGGTTTAAGTGATGATGAAGTGGCCTCGATGCTCAAAGATTCAATGGCTTATGCAGCCGAAGACATGCAGGTCCGGGCGCTGATGGAACAGCGTGTTGAATCGGACCGTGTGATCGAAGGGTTAATTGCAGCAATGCAGGCTGATGGTGATGAACTATTGGATGAGCAAGAGAAAGCTGAGCTCCTGAGAGCGATTGAAACGCTGATTGCTTTGAGAAATGGTGAGGATGCCAATGCAATTGAACAGGGCATCAAAGATATTGATAAAGTGAGTCAGCCATTTGCTTCACGCCGTATGGATAAATCAATTCGTGAAGCATTAGCTGGTCAATCTGTAGATGATATTGAGTAG
- the iscR gene encoding Fe-S cluster assembly transcriptional regulator IscR — MRLTSKGRYAVTAMLDVALHSQQNPVPLADISERQGISLSYLEQLFAKLRKAGLVASVRGPGGGYRLGSEAYAISIGHIIGAVDESVDATKCSGKGDCQGGTRCLTHTLWCDLSSRISDFLNNITLGDLMNDNEVIEISDRQNVDLAINQGRTQQKPPSVQAEPVSLRANARS, encoded by the coding sequence ATGAGATTAACATCAAAAGGAAGATATGCAGTAACAGCCATGCTTGATGTGGCTCTGCATTCGCAACAAAATCCAGTGCCGCTGGCTGATATCTCCGAGCGTCAAGGAATTTCTTTGTCCTATCTGGAGCAGTTGTTCGCAAAACTGCGTAAAGCCGGATTGGTTGCAAGTGTCCGAGGACCGGGAGGCGGATACCGTTTAGGCTCCGAAGCCTATGCGATTTCTATCGGACATATTATCGGTGCTGTTGATGAATCCGTCGATGCAACCAAATGTTCAGGGAAAGGCGATTGTCAGGGCGGAACTCGTTGTCTGACACATACACTTTGGTGCGATCTAAGTTCTCGTATTAGTGATTTTCTCAATAATATCACACTGGGTGATCTGATGAATGATAACGAAGTAATAGAAATTTCAGATCGACAGAATGTAGACCTTGCAATCAATCAGGGACGCACGCAGCAGAAGCCGCCTTCGGTACAAGCCGAACCCGTGTCTCTTAGAGCGAATGCTCGGTCATAA
- the hscB gene encoding co-chaperone HscB: MNYFELFGLPTQFDLDGSLLSSQYRALQKTFHPDNFATASERERLVAVQKASEINDAYQTLKNEIRRAEYLLMLHGIELRGEQQTMQDPEFLMEQMLLREELETLESVADAQEQLLDFEGKVSKMYKIQLTTLKEQLAQSHWESAADTVRKLKFIAKLRNEIERAEEKLLG, translated from the coding sequence ATGAATTATTTTGAATTATTTGGGCTACCAACTCAGTTTGATCTGGATGGTAGCCTTCTTTCTTCTCAGTACCGAGCGTTGCAAAAGACTTTTCACCCAGATAACTTTGCCACAGCGTCAGAGCGTGAGCGTTTAGTTGCGGTCCAGAAAGCTTCAGAAATTAATGATGCTTACCAGACGCTGAAAAATGAAATCCGTCGAGCTGAGTATCTTTTAATGCTCCATGGCATTGAACTTCGGGGTGAACAACAGACCATGCAGGATCCTGAATTCCTGATGGAACAGATGTTGTTACGTGAGGAGTTGGAAACGCTTGAAAGTGTGGCAGATGCTCAGGAACAACTGCTCGATTTTGAAGGGAAAGTCAGCAAAATGTACAAAATACAATTGACGACCCTGAAAGAACAACTGGCGCAATCCCATTGGGAATCGGCTGCGGACACTGTCCGAAAGCTCAAATTTATTGCCAAACTAAGAAATGAAATCGAACGCGCCGAAGAGAAACTTCTCGGCTAG
- the iscU gene encoding Fe-S cluster assembly scaffold IscU produces the protein MAYSDKVIDHYENPRNVGSFDKEDPSIGSGMVGAPACGDVMKLQIKVSSEGIIEDAKFKTYGCGSAIASSSLVTEWVKGKSVDEAAAIKNAEIAEELELPPVKVHCSILAEDAIKAAVADYKKKHEH, from the coding sequence ATGGCATATAGTGATAAAGTAATTGACCACTACGAGAATCCACGCAATGTTGGTTCTTTTGACAAAGAAGACCCAAGTATCGGAAGTGGTATGGTAGGTGCGCCTGCGTGCGGTGACGTGATGAAACTGCAAATCAAAGTTTCATCGGAAGGCATCATCGAAGATGCGAAATTTAAAACATATGGGTGTGGTAGTGCGATTGCTTCCAGCTCATTAGTTACCGAGTGGGTGAAAGGCAAGTCGGTTGATGAAGCGGCAGCGATCAAAAATGCTGAAATCGCTGAAGAGCTTGAGTTGCCACCAGTGAAAGTTCATTGCTCGATTCTTGCAGAAGATGCGATTAAAGCAGCTGTTGCGGATTATAAGAAAAAACACGAGCATTGA
- a CDS encoding IscS subfamily cysteine desulfurase — protein sequence MKLPIYFDYSATCPVDHRVAEKMVQYMTVDGIYGNPASRSHRYGWQAEEAVDTAREQIAALLNADSREIVFTSGATESDNLAIKGAAHFYGKKGKHVITCKTEHKAVLDTCRQLEREGFEVTYLEPEPNGLIDLNKLKAVMRDETVLVSIMHVNNEIGVIQDIEAIGELCREHKIVFHVDAAQSAGKLPIDVQQIKVDLISLSGHKMYGPKGIGALYVRRKPRIRLEAQMHGGGHERGFRSGTLPTHQIVGMGEACRIAKEEMQQDYDHAKKLRDRMLTGLEGMEAVTVNGDLEQRLPNNLNISFAYVEGESLLMSLKDLAVSSGSACTSASLEPSYVLRALGMDDELAHSSIRFSFGRFSTEEEVDYAVEQIRVAVDKLRDMSPLWDMYKEGVDLGSVEWAQH from the coding sequence ATGAAACTGCCTATTTATTTTGATTATTCAGCGACATGTCCGGTTGATCATCGTGTTGCTGAGAAAATGGTTCAGTACATGACGGTTGATGGTATTTATGGTAATCCGGCATCTCGTTCTCACCGCTATGGCTGGCAGGCAGAAGAAGCTGTGGATACGGCTCGTGAGCAGATCGCAGCATTGCTGAATGCCGATTCAAGAGAAATTGTTTTCACCTCAGGTGCGACAGAGTCTGATAACCTTGCGATTAAAGGTGCTGCTCATTTTTACGGTAAGAAAGGCAAGCATGTCATTACCTGTAAGACCGAGCATAAAGCCGTCCTGGATACCTGTCGTCAGCTTGAACGCGAAGGCTTTGAAGTGACGTATCTTGAGCCTGAGCCAAATGGCTTGATCGATCTCAACAAGCTGAAAGCGGTTATGCGTGATGAAACGGTTCTTGTCTCCATTATGCATGTGAACAATGAAATCGGTGTGATTCAGGATATTGAAGCTATCGGTGAGTTATGCCGTGAACATAAAATTGTATTCCATGTGGATGCTGCGCAGTCGGCCGGAAAACTTCCGATTGACGTCCAACAAATCAAGGTTGATCTGATTTCTTTATCTGGGCATAAGATGTACGGTCCAAAAGGGATTGGTGCACTCTATGTTCGTCGTAAACCTCGCATTCGTCTTGAAGCGCAAATGCATGGTGGCGGGCATGAGCGCGGATTCCGTTCAGGAACGCTCCCTACGCATCAGATCGTTGGTATGGGAGAAGCTTGCCGAATCGCCAAAGAAGAAATGCAACAAGACTATGATCATGCGAAAAAGTTACGTGATCGGATGTTAACTGGCCTTGAAGGGATGGAAGCGGTCACGGTCAACGGTGATCTTGAACAGCGTCTGCCGAACAACCTGAACATTAGTTTTGCTTATGTCGAAGGTGAGTCGTTACTGATGTCGTTAAAAGACCTTGCCGTCTCGTCTGGTAGTGCATGTACTTCTGCCAGTTTAGAGCCATCTTATGTATTGCGCGCTCTGGGGATGGACGATGAACTGGCTCATAGCTCAATTCGTTTTTCATTTGGTCGTTTTTCGACGGAAGAAGAGGTAGACTACGCGGTCGAGCAAATCCGTGTAGCTGTAGATAAATTACGCGACATGTCTCCTCTATGGGATATGTACAAGGAAGGCGTTGATTTGGGTTCCGTTGAGTGGGCTCAGCATTAA
- the iscA gene encoding iron-sulfur cluster assembly protein IscA, whose translation MSITLTETAADRVRSFLDNRGKGIGLRLGVKTTGCSGMAYVLEFVDDLNEEEDQVFENHGVKIIIDAKSLVYLDGTQLDYVKQGLNEGFEFNNPNVKSECGCGESFNV comes from the coding sequence ATGTCCATCACCTTAACTGAAACGGCAGCTGATCGCGTTCGTTCTTTTTTAGACAATCGTGGAAAAGGGATCGGCTTGCGTTTGGGTGTTAAAACAACAGGTTGTTCTGGCATGGCGTACGTGCTGGAGTTTGTTGATGATCTCAATGAAGAAGAAGACCAAGTCTTTGAAAATCATGGTGTGAAAATTATTATTGACGCCAAGAGTCTCGTTTATCTTGACGGCACTCAGTTAGACTATGTGAAGCAAGGATTGAACGAAGGCTTTGAATTCAACAACCCAAATGTCAAAAGTGAATGTGGTTGTGGTGAAAGCTTTAATGTTTAA